From the Deinococcus sonorensis KR-87 genome, the window GCTGAGCCTGGGTGACCTGACCGCCCGCAGCCTGGGCCTGCCGGTGGAGCGGCTGCGGCTGCTGGTGATCGTGGCGGCCAGCCTCGCCACTGCCGCCGCGGTGAGCTACGCGGGCATCATCGGGTTCGTGGGGCTGGTGACGCCGCATCTGGTGCGCCGGCTGTGGGGCAGCGACTACCGGGTGCTGCTGCCGATCAGCGCGCTGGCCGGCGGTGGCCTGCTGGTGCTGAGCGACCTGCTGGCCCGCACCCTGACCCGCCCCACCGAGCTGCCGGTGGGGGTGGTGACCACCCTGCTGGGCGGTCCCTTCTTCCTGTACCTGCTGCGCCGCCAGGGGCAGATCGAATGAGTGTGCTGGAGGCGCGGGCGCTCCACGTGCGGGCCGGCAGCTGGCCGGCGGTGCGGGGTGTGGACGCCCGCTTCGAGGCGGGGCAGCTGACCGCCATCATCGGGCCGAACGGAGCCGGCAAGAGCACCCTGATGCGCGCCCTGCTGGGCCTGGAACTCACGGAGCGCGGCGAGGTGTGGCTGGACGGCCGCCCGCTGGCCCGCACGCCGCGCCGGGAACGGGCGCGGCAGCTGGCGTATCTGGCGCAGGGCGAGCCGCTGCCGGAGCAGGCGCGGGTGCGCGACGTGGTGGCGCTGGGGCGCGGGGCCGGCGGGTGGCTGTGGGGGCTGGTTCCACTGGCCGCCGACACCCCGCAGGACGAGCAGGCGGTGCTGGAGGCGCTGCGCCGCACCGACACGCTGCAGTTCGCCGAGCGCGAGGTGCGGCAGCTGTCGGGCGGCGAGCGGCAGCGTGTGGCGCTGGCCCGCGCGCTGTGCGCCGAGCCCCGGCTGCTGCTGCTGGACGAGCCGACCAACCACCTGGACCTGAGTTACGGGCTGGAGCTGCTGCACACGCTGCGGCAGGAGGTGGAGCGCGGGCTGGGCGTGGTGGCGGTGCTGCACGACCTCTCGCTGGCGGCCCGTGCCGACCGGCTGTACCTGCTGCACCACGGCGAGGTGCTGGCCAGCGGCCCGCCGGAGCAGGTGCTGACCCCGGAGCACCTGCACGCGGCCTACGGGGTGCAGGTGGAGGTGCTGCAGCACCGGGGCCGGCTGGTGGTGCTGCCCGGCTGAGCGGGTGTTACATCACCACGTCCAGGCCGGTCAGGCACTCCTCGGCGATGGCGCGGGCCAGCGGGTCGCGGGTGCTGCGCGCGTAGCTGATGCCCAGGTGCAGGTGTTCCTGGGCGATATCGCCACCGTGCGGCGCCAGCGTCTGGTAGTACGCCAGGTGGGTGTGGGCCAGCAGCACGTCCCGGGGCCGTTCCGGGGGCAGGCCGCGCAGCAGCTCCAGCGCCTGGGCGTACTCCTCGACCGCGTGGCGCGGGTCGCCCAGCACGGCGGCCTCCCGTCCCTTCTGCAGGTGACGGGCCACAGTGAGGTAGGTGGGGCGCATGGCCCCAGAGTAGCGTGGATGCCGCCCAGGTAAAGGCGCGTTCCGGCTCGGCTCATGCCCCACAGCGGCGCGGCTGGGTAGCGTGAGTGGTACGCAGCCGCTGCTGCCAAAGGGAGACCCATGTCCAAGTCCGAAACCGCCGCCGACGCCCTGGAAGCCACGCTGGATCAGGACTGGATCGAGACCGCCGCCGATACGATTCAGCCGTTGCTCCGTCAGGTGGAGGGTCGGCTGCCGGACCGCGTGCTGGACCTGCTGCACGGTGTGCCGATCGGCCACCCGCTGCATCCGGCGCTGGTGCATCTGCCGCTGGGCGGCTGGATGACCGCCGGCATGCTGGACCTGATGGGCGTCTTCGGCAACGCCGAGGCCGACCGGGCCGCCGACACGGTGCTGCTGCTCGGCACGGTAGGCGCCACCGCCACCATCGTGACTGGCTGGACCGACTGGAGTAACACCCGGGGCGCGGCCCGCCGCGACGGTCTGGTGCACGGTCTCACCAACGAGACCGCCTTTCTGCTGAACATCGGCTCGCTGCTGGCCCGGCGCAAGCATCACCGCAAGCTGGGCCGCCTGCTGTCCGGCACGGCGCTGCTGCTGAGCATTGCCGGCGCGTTCATGGGCGGGCAGCTGGTGTACCGGCACGGGCTGGGCGTGGGCCACACCATGGATGTCCGGCAGGGCTGAGCGGGAGCGGGCCGCACAGGCCGCCTGACGAGGGGCGTAATATCCCGTCCCTCAACCGGCACAGCTTTCCAGCGCGGGGCAGCAGATTGCTCGGTGCCTCAGCAGCGGACCCCTCATCCAGATGTCGCCGGCGCCATCTACGCAACAGGCGGGAAAAGCCTCTCAGCCTTTCCCGCCCGGTTCCCTGCTCGCTTACCTTCTCGGCGGACCCCGCCGCTCGCCGCCCTCTCTGGGCGCCCTCGGCTCGCGCGGCGCGATCTTGCCTTCCAGCTCCGGCCGCACCAGATCGATCTTGCCGCGGTCGTCGATGCCGGCGATCTTCACGCGCAGCTTGTCGCCCACGTTCATCACGTCCTCGACGGTGTTCACACGCTCCTCGCTCATCTGCGAGATGTGCAGCATGCCGTCCTGCCCGGGGAACAGGTTGATGAAAGCCCCGAAGGGGGTGGTCTTGACCACCGTGCCGTCAAACTCCTCGCCGGCCACCGCCGTGCGCGTCAGCGACTCGATGCGCGCCCGGACCGCCTCGGCGGCCGCACCGTCGGCGCTGAACACCCGCACCGTGCCGTCCTCGTCGATGTTGATGCTGGCGCCCATCGCTTCCAGCTCGCGGATCTGCTTGCCGCCCGGCCCGATCACCTTCCCGATCAGCTCCGGGTTGATCTTCACCGTGATGATGCGCGGCGCGGTGGCAGCCAGCTCGGCCCTCGGCGCGCTCAGCACCTCGGCCATCTTGCCCAGGATGTGCAGCCGGGCGTCTCTGGCCTGGGCCAGCGCCTCGCGCATGATGGCGGGCGTGATGCCCCCGATCTTGATGTCCATTTGCAGGGCCGTCACCCCTTCCGCCGTGCCGCAGACCTTGAAGTCCATGTCGCCCAGCGCGTCCTCGGACCCCAGGATGTCGGTCAGGATGCGGTAGCGTCCCTCTTCCATCACCAGACCCATCGCCACGCCCGCCACCGGCGCCTTGATCGGCACGCCCGCGTCCATCAGTGCCAGGGTGCCGGCACACACGGTGGCCATGCTGGACGAGCCGTTGCTCTCCAGCACCTCACCCACCAGCCGGATGGTGTAGGGAAACTCCTCGAAGCTGGGCAGCACCGTCCGGATGGCCCGCTTGGCGAGGTTGCCGTGCCCGATCTCGCGCCGCGACTGCCCGCCCACCCGCTTGACCTCGCCGGTGCTGTAGGGCGGAAAGTTGTAGTGCAGCAGGAACTTGTCTTCCTTGTCCGCCGACAGGTCGTCGATCAGGATGGCGTCGCGTTCGGTGCCCAGCGTGGCCACGCCCAGCACCTGCGTCTCGCCGCGCGTGAAGATGGCGCTGCCGTGGGCGCGCGGCAGCGGTCGGGCCTCGATCCAGATGGGCCGCACCGTGCGGGTGTTGCGGCCGTCGGCGCGCAGGTCCTCCTCCAGAATCAGGCGGCGCAGCTCGGCCTTCTCCACCTTGCCAAAGGCCGCCTTGAGCTGCGCGGTCAGCGCAGCGGCGCCGTCCGCCTCGGGGTTCGGCACCTGCGCCGAGATCAGCGATTCACGCAGCGCCTTGAGCCGCGCGCCCCGGTCCTTCTTGCCGGGCGTCAGCAGCGCGTCGCGCAGGCCGCTGGCCCGGGCCGCCTCGGTCAGGGCCGGCACGTGGTCCAGCGACAGGTCGCTGTCCTGCTGGAAGTTGAACTTGTCGTGGCCCAGCTCGGCCCGCATCGTCTCGATCAGGCTCAGCACGCCCTGCATCCCGGCGTGCGCGAACTCGATGGCGCCCACCAGCGCCTCCTCCGAGACGGTCTGGGCGCCGGCCTCCACCATCAGGATCGCGTCGCGGGTGCCGGCCACCA encodes:
- a CDS encoding ABC transporter ATP-binding protein, with the translated sequence MSVLEARALHVRAGSWPAVRGVDARFEAGQLTAIIGPNGAGKSTLMRALLGLELTERGEVWLDGRPLARTPRRERARQLAYLAQGEPLPEQARVRDVVALGRGAGGWLWGLVPLAADTPQDEQAVLEALRRTDTLQFAEREVRQLSGGERQRVALARALCAEPRLLLLDEPTNHLDLSYGLELLHTLRQEVERGLGVVAVLHDLSLAARADRLYLLHHGEVLASGPPEQVLTPEHLHAAYGVQVEVLQHRGRLVVLPG
- a CDS encoding DUF2231 domain-containing protein produces the protein MSKSETAADALEATLDQDWIETAADTIQPLLRQVEGRLPDRVLDLLHGVPIGHPLHPALVHLPLGGWMTAGMLDLMGVFGNAEADRAADTVLLLGTVGATATIVTGWTDWSNTRGAARRDGLVHGLTNETAFLLNIGSLLARRKHHRKLGRLLSGTALLLSIAGAFMGGQLVYRHGLGVGHTMDVRQG
- the pnp gene encoding polyribonucleotide nucleotidyltransferase, whose product is MIGKTYTTMLGDRELTLETGKLAKLVSGSVTLRYGDTLLLVTAQAREELSTLDFLPLTVEFEERHYAVGRIPGSFPRREGRPGERAILSARITDRQIRPLFPKGYRHETQVIITVLSADGQNLPDVLGPIGASAALSISDIPWNGPTACVRVGQIGGQYVLNPTTEQLGQSTMDLVVAGTRDAILMVEAGAQTVSEEALVGAIEFAHAGMQGVLSLIETMRAELGHDKFNFQQDSDLSLDHVPALTEAARASGLRDALLTPGKKDRGARLKALRESLISAQVPNPEADGAAALTAQLKAAFGKVEKAELRRLILEEDLRADGRNTRTVRPIWIEARPLPRAHGSAIFTRGETQVLGVATLGTERDAILIDDLSADKEDKFLLHYNFPPYSTGEVKRVGGQSRREIGHGNLAKRAIRTVLPSFEEFPYTIRLVGEVLESNGSSSMATVCAGTLALMDAGVPIKAPVAGVAMGLVMEEGRYRILTDILGSEDALGDMDFKVCGTAEGVTALQMDIKIGGITPAIMREALAQARDARLHILGKMAEVLSAPRAELAATAPRIITVKINPELIGKVIGPGGKQIRELEAMGASINIDEDGTVRVFSADGAAAEAVRARIESLTRTAVAGEEFDGTVVKTTPFGAFINLFPGQDGMLHISQMSEERVNTVEDVMNVGDKLRVKIAGIDDRGKIDLVRPELEGKIAPREPRAPREGGERRGPPRR